One Siniperca chuatsi isolate FFG_IHB_CAS linkage group LG8, ASM2008510v1, whole genome shotgun sequence DNA segment encodes these proteins:
- the LOC122880146 gene encoding lipocalin-like translates to MRYTLLRLPALMSCLFGGNNCIVGFATNAQWFVDHKADMKIGTAVIMPTAGGDLDLSYANLNTDGTCWRMTHLAKKTDTPGRFIFSSDFIGWRTMT, encoded by the exons ATGAGGTACACACTGCTGAGGCTGCCTGCGCTGATGTCATGCCTG TTTGGAGGAAATAATTGCATTGTTGGCTTTGCTACCAACGCTCAGTGGTTTGTGGACCACAAGGCAGACATGAAGATAGGCACTGCTGTAATCATGCCAACCGCCGGAGGAGACCTGGACCTCTCTTATGCCAACCTGAA CACCGATGGTACCTGCTGGAGAATGACTCACCTGGCTAAGAAAACAGACACTCCTGGACGCTTCATCTTCAGCTCCGATTTCATTGGGTGGAGGACAATGACATA A